One genomic segment of Acidimicrobiales bacterium includes these proteins:
- the sucB gene encoding 2-oxoglutarate dehydrogenase, E2 component, dihydrolipoamide succinyltransferase has product MAEIQLPQLGESVTEGTITKWFKQVGDAIAEDEVLFEVSTDKVDSEVPSPVSGVLTEIRVPEGDTVDVGTVLAVVGDESAGAAAAPAPAAEPEPTPEPEAAPAAEPPVPAPAAAPPAPVVAPPPTPAPAPPAPAAPTAASGATTGRLLSPIVRQLVNDYGLDPGRIVGSGAGGRITRADVDRAIRDGSAAAPPAQAPAAPAASSPGAPASGGTRRPAPVPRSGTGDTVEPLNNIRRRTGEHMVMSKATSPHAYSVVEVDYENVERVRRRHREAFKADEGFSLTYLPFIARAVIDALRLYPHMNASVGEGELVVHNFVNLSVAVDLDFEGLLAPVVHNADDMRLRAIARRINELADRARTKKLSADDIVGGTFTLSNSGSFGSHLVLPVINQPQVAILSTDGVSRKPVVVTDADGGESIAIHSVGLLGMGWDHRAFDGAYAAAFLREVKETLQSRDWESEL; this is encoded by the coding sequence CGAGGTCTCGACCGACAAGGTCGACTCGGAGGTGCCCTCGCCGGTGTCCGGGGTGCTCACCGAGATCCGGGTGCCGGAGGGCGACACGGTCGACGTGGGCACCGTCCTCGCGGTGGTCGGCGACGAGAGCGCAGGGGCGGCCGCTGCGCCCGCGCCGGCCGCCGAGCCGGAACCCACGCCCGAGCCGGAGGCCGCCCCCGCCGCCGAGCCGCCCGTCCCTGCGCCGGCCGCCGCCCCGCCTGCGCCGGTAGTGGCGCCCCCGCCCACCCCCGCGCCCGCCCCGCCGGCACCGGCGGCGCCGACCGCGGCGAGCGGTGCGACCACCGGTCGGCTGCTCTCGCCGATCGTGCGCCAACTGGTGAACGACTACGGCCTCGACCCCGGTCGCATCGTCGGGTCGGGAGCCGGCGGTCGCATCACGCGCGCCGACGTCGACCGGGCCATCCGTGACGGCTCCGCCGCCGCTCCGCCGGCTCAGGCCCCGGCTGCCCCGGCCGCGTCCTCGCCGGGTGCGCCGGCGTCGGGCGGCACCCGTCGCCCCGCTCCCGTGCCGCGCTCGGGCACGGGCGACACCGTCGAGCCGCTCAACAACATCCGGCGTCGCACCGGCGAGCACATGGTCATGTCGAAGGCCACGTCCCCGCACGCCTACTCGGTCGTCGAGGTCGACTACGAGAACGTCGAGCGGGTCCGGCGCCGGCACCGGGAGGCGTTCAAGGCCGATGAGGGCTTCAGCCTCACCTACCTGCCGTTCATCGCCAGGGCGGTCATCGATGCGCTCCGGCTCTACCCGCACATGAACGCCTCGGTGGGTGAGGGCGAGCTGGTGGTCCACAACTTCGTCAACCTGTCGGTGGCCGTCGACCTCGACTTCGAGGGCCTCCTCGCCCCGGTGGTCCACAACGCCGACGACATGCGGTTGCGGGCCATCGCCCGGCGCATCAACGAGCTGGCCGACCGCGCCCGCACGAAGAAGCTGTCCGCCGACGACATCGTCGGAGGCACCTTCACGCTCTCGAACTCCGGGTCGTTCGGCAGCCACCTGGTGCTGCCGGTCATCAACCAGCCCCAGGTCGCCATCCTCAGCACCGACGGGGTGAGCCGCAAGCCCGTCGTGGTCACCGACGCCGACGGTGGCGAGTCGATCGCCATCCACTCCGTCGGCCTCCTCGGGATGGGCTGGGACCACCGCGCCTTCGACGGGGCCTACGCGGCGGCATTCCTGCGTGAGGTGAAGGAGACGCTGCAGTCCCGTGACTGGGAGAGCGAGCTGTGA